Part of the Methanobacteriaceae archaeon genome is shown below.
GCTAAAAGTCCATTGACAATATCTTCCACAAAGGTCCAGTCCCTTGTTTCTGAACCATCACCAGTAATCGGTAGGGCCTGTCCAGTCATGGACCAGTAGAAGAAGTTAGGAATAACATTTCGGTACTTTCCAGGGACTTCACCAGGGCCAAATACATTGAAAAATCTGGCATTTACAATGGGCATATCATAGAGATTGTGGAAGTAATTGGTGTATAACTCACCCAATAATTTTGTTACTTGATAAGGGGTGTGTAGAGAAATAGAAATATCATGTTCTTCAAATGGCATTTTAGAGTCTAATCCATAGACTCCACAACCCGAAGATGAGTATACAAATCTTTCCACTCCAACCAGTTGTGCGTATTGTAAAACTTTTAAAATACCTATACCATTAACCATTAAATCCTTTTCAGGATTATCTACACTGTTTTGATTGGCAAAGTGAGCCGCCAGATGGAAAACATAGTCTGGTTTTTCTTTAAAGACTCTTTTTAAAGAAGCATCATCCAAAATATCCCCTTTAATGAACTCCACATTATCCAGTTGAGGTATATTCCATTCATAGGCCGATGACATGTTATCCAGGATGATAACTTTACCAGCACCTAATTCTCCTAATCTTCGTGAGAGATTGCTCCCTACACAACCAGCCCCCCCAGTTACCAGTACCGTTTTATCTTCATATTCCTTAAATTGATCCATTTTAACAAACCTCTGTGATTATTAGGAATTAAGTAATTAATTAGAGTAGTTAATTATTATTTTACAAAATGATTATATTTTACAATAAGTTTTAATTTATATATTAATTCTATTATTTAAAATAAGTAATGATATTGTTTTAATTTATCTATAATTAATTTTTAAAAAATGAAAAATAATTGATTTAAAAATAAATATTTAAAATATCATATAAATTTTTCACCATAATAGGGCAATCGAATATCTGCCCTACCATTAAGACGTATTCTTTAAAAATCAATTCCTTAGACCTAACTCAACAAGAATAGCTTCGGTTTTATTCATGTCCGGAATCATGGAATTTTCTCCATTTATATTAGTATAATTTCCTGGAACCACCTCGATTTTAGCATGGCCTATATCGAAGCCCGCGATTAACTTTTCAATTACCGTTGTTTCCACCGGGGGGATATCTGTTTTTACATTTTGCCTTAGCTGATTTAAAATCATAGGAAGTTTGAGTAGGTTAGATGGTTTTAGGATTTCATCAGTAATGGCTTTTATTGCTTCCCGATGTCTTTTCATCCGCCCACCTTCTGACTCTGAATCTTGTCTGAAACGAAGAACAACCAAAGCTTCACTACCAGTTAATCTACTCATCCCTGTTTTTCCATTTAATTCTGGCCTAACAGCAGAAATATGGGGTTCTACATACATATTGATACCACCCAAAGTATCCACCATCTCTTTAAAGCTGGTGAAGTCCACCAAGATATAATAATCAATCCGCACATTCAAAAAGTTCTCCACAGCGGTTTTAGTGGTGTTTATATCACCATAGGCATAGGCACTGTTAATTTTACCCACACCTCTTCCTGGAATTTGCACCATGGTATCACGGGGTATGGAAAGCAGAAAAATTTCCTTTGTTTTTTTATCAATGGATAAAATGGTAATGGAATCAGTGTATCCATTGTGTTCAGGAGTTCGGGCATCTGAACCTAAAAGTAATATATTAATTCTTTCACTGCCTATTCCATCAGAGGTAAATGTATTATACAAATTCCATGCAGAAAATGATAGTCCTGCAATTGATATAAATAGTAATAATATTATTATATTCTTTTTATCCAAAATTCTTCCTCCAAATTTTCACAATACTATCGAGAATTTATTGTGTGTATTTGAATAATATACATAGCATTTAAATTAATATGTTTATGATATTCCTAAATTAGACTATTATGGAACCTATTTAAATATTTTAAAGCCATATGGCAATCCCCATAACAATCAAACCATTTAAACTCATATTATAATTATAAACTAAAAATATTTACAATCGCTCTTGTATTCAAACTTCAAGTTTCCGATTTAGTTGAGAATCTAATATAAGATATAGTTTAAAGAGATTTTTAGCGATTTTGACGTATCATACGTCCCATGGAATCTAAAATAATACCAGTAAACATCATAAAAGTTCCAAATAGAGTTAACATGATGGCTAACATAGTAGGACCTATATTGATACTTATTCCTAACATATAATCTCGCAGAAATAACAATCCTAAAGAAGCACCGATAAGAAATATGAGGAGTCCCGGGGCGGCAAAATAGTATAATGGTCTGTTTAATTCCATGTCCTGGAATATCTTAAATAGAACCCGGATTCCATGGCTTACCGGGTTTTTAGTAGATCCATCTACATCATATCTTACCCCAATTTCAACTTCTATCACCGTTAAACCGGCCTGGGCAGCATCTACTAACATTTCACTTTCTACCCCAAAGCCCTTCTCTTCAAATCGGAAAAATGGAAAGCTTTTGGAAGCGAATGCTCGGAATCCACTTTGAGTATCGGTGGTATGCAGTCCACTGGACATATTAGTGGCCTTATCCAGTACTTTTTGGCCCACTCTTCGATATGCAGGAGTATTTTCATCGGCACCTGTAATGTAACGACTTCCATTAACTACATCTGCTTCTCCTTCGAGAATAGGTGCTACTAATAGTGGTATTTCATCAGGATTGTGTTGAGCATCTGAATCTATGGTAATTACTACATCTGCGTCACTAGCAGCTTGGAATCCTGATTTTAAAGCGGCTCCTTTTCCCATATTTTTATGATGCCGGATAACCTCTGCACCCGCCAGTTCAGCTACTTTAGAGGTGCTGTCCGTGCTCCCATCATCGATAACAATTATTTTATCCACATGTTCCTTGCATCTAAGAATTATGCTTCCCAAAGCAACTTCTTCATTAAAAGCAGGCAGTAATGCAACTATTTTACTCATAATATTGTTTCCTGATTTTTGAATTGGATTTATTTGTTGAATCCCTATTAATAAATATTTAAATTAATCATCTTAGTTTTTTAATAATTCTTGATATTTCTAGAAATTAATCCTTAAAAATTATTCCTCAATTCTATAATACCATTTCATCCATTCCACAGTTTTCTTGATACCTTCTTCAGGCGTAACTTGTGGATTGTGTTTGAGGTCTTTAATGGCTTTGGAGAAGTCCATGGTTTTTACTTTAGTAGTGAAGGCCTCTTCTTCATGGTAAGTTACAATGGAATCATCAATTCCCACAGCATCCAAAACCATATCCGAATACTCTTTTATTTCGTGTTCCCATTCCTGTTTACTGCCCACATTGTAGGCCTCCCCCGGGATAAAGTTTTCCACAATATTAGCAAAGGTACGTGCCGTATCCTCTACATAATCAATTATCCTTTTGTGGCCCATATAAACGTCGTATGGTTTGTTGTGCAAGGCGTGGTAAATGAAGATAGGTATAAATCCTTTATATTTGGAATAAGCTTCATGAGGCCCATAACAGTTAACAGGGCGTACCCTAACCGTTTCAGTATCATGCATAGTGGCCGAATTCATGCACATGAGTTCTCCGGCCCATTTGGTGATGGCATAATCATTCATTTGATAAGTTTCGGATATAGGCCTATCAACCATTACATCTTCACTCATTACCCCATTGTAGTCCCCGTAGACTTCTGCAGAGGAGAAAAATATCATTCTGAACTTTAATTTTTCCTGGAGGCGAATCATGTGTTTGGTTCCCATTACATTGGTTTCCCACAGGTTTTCATAGTAGTCTTCACCATTCCAACGGCCATATTCTGCGGCCAGATGATATACATAGTCAAATTTATCATTATTGTCAAATACACGCTCTATTTGGCGATAATTTTTGACATCAGCCCGTACATAATCATCTATTTCATGATGTAAAAGGTCCAGAGCCAGTACTTCGTGACCACGACTTCTAAGGTCGTTCACTAGATTAGTACCTATAAATCCAGAGCCTCCAGTAACTAAAATTCTTTGAGTTTCCATAAATAAATCTCCTAATTATTAAATCTCTTTAAATCTGTTAAAATGAACTTAAATTAGTGAATAACAATCATTGTATTATATTTTTATTCCATATAATAATTCCATATAATTTTTTTAATCCTATGAGATTTGTTATAATATCTCATCACAATTAATTAATTTAACTTAATTTTCATTTAAAAGCCTATATATTTTTCTTATAAATTAAGTATAAAAATGTCCCTTGTTAATTTTTCAATTATAAAAATAATGTATAATTAAAAAATTTGAAAATAATGAAAATAAAAATTTAATCTTTCTGATAAATAAGCACGTTATCTACTTTTTTAAGGACATGGTAACCTTCTAAATTAAGAGGAGTCTGTGATTGCACATATAAGTAGTATTCAGGATCAATTTCAGCCATGAGCTGAGTAAATACTTCATGCGTCACTTTTAGAGGGATACGCGTAAATACATATTTTTTAAGATACCAACTAAAGGCCGGGCCTCTATCAGCAGCAATGGTCTTGTTTTTATAGTTAGGATCGTAATTCATGAGCCATTGGGCGGCAGCTTGTTCTGATTCAACCTGGGGATCCGAGTGGGGAATGGCATCAATATAGATAACTGTGGAAAATATCATGGAAAATACCAGTAAAACAGAAATCAGAGCCGATGTGGCATTAATTCCTTTGAATTTGTATTTAATTAAACTGGATATTTGATTAATACCTAAAGCAATCCCATAGGCCAGTGGTGGGGCCATGGTTATGAAATAACGATCTACCTTAACTGGATGGGCACTGTGCATAATTAAAAAGGCCAAAAACCAGGTTAAAAATAAGATGTCCAGGTCCAGATATTTCAAATCTAAATCCTTTAAGAGGAGATAAATAGAAATGGACATCACAACCATGATAACTTCACTTACCGCATAAGAAACCTGGGAATAAGTTCCTACTAGAATAATCACGGAGATAATAACGGCCGCTAGCCTGAAATAAAACGATTTTAGATTATTTAATTTACCAAAAACATTTATTGATTCATTTCCATTTTTAATATTTCCATTTTTAAGAGTTTTAAACTCTTCAAATAACTGTTTAAATATTTTAAATAGATAGATTAAAATTCCCATCATTAAAATTCCAAGTAAAACATAGGCCAGTATAGTGGGGAGACTGTAAGACGGCCACAGCATGTTCTGATATCCACTGATAGCCTGGGAAGAAATGTATTCTGGTATGTGTTTAAAATAATATAGGGTATCTAAACTGTATCCTGGATTAGCAGAAGACACTGCACCTGATGCCGATCCTGAAAATTGTTGGAAAAATGGGAAAAGATTCCCTACCTGTCTTTTAAAATAGAACATGAAGGGTAAGTAGATTAATACACCTAAAATTATTCCTTTTATAGCTTTTTTCAAATCAGGCCCTTGGGGACGGTTTATATAAATTACCAGGAGCATGGGAATTAAAATTAAACCCGAAGTATATCTAGTTAAAAAGGCCAGCATGGCCACGGGAAAAGCAAGATAAAAGAATTTTGAATCTTTTTTAACGGCCAGTAAAGTGAAGTACAAGGCCCATATAGATAAAGAAATTGCTGGAACGTCCAGAGCTCCAGAAACAGCCCATATAAGAACTACGGTGAATGTAGCAAAAGATAAGGCACCTACCAAACTTTCCCATTCATTGAATCTCATTTTTAAAATTAAATAAAGGCCCAAGGTTCCTAAAAAGTAAAAAACTCCACTGATGGCAAATAAAGTTGATTCATAGACTAAATCTGCTCTGAAAAATAGTGAGGTGATAAATGGTAAAAATGGGGATAAGTAAAGCGTATCGCCCACACCCATCCCCGCCATTTTAAGGGCATTATTCAGATATAAAAATATATCCCAGTAATACACTCCAATTTGAGATTGTATGGTAACAAGAGCATAGGTAAAAATAGCAGTTATAACTGCCAAGAGAGTGAATGCTATCAAGGAAGGCTTATTATTGGCCATACATTTTTTTATTTTTTCCATTTTTAGGCCTCAATTACTATTTAATAAATTCTGTTATTTTATAAAGGGGAATAATTCAATTTACCATAATCTATTGAAATTATAATTTATATTTTAAATTTAATATTTAATTTAATTATTTAATATTAAAATACAATTCTTCTTATATTATACTCAATTTCTTTTATAAATATAAACAATTTTGTCATTAGCTACTTTGCTATAGCCCTCCATATTCAAAGAACCTCGCCCATTAGTGCTTATGAAATAGGTGGCATTGGAATTTTTAAGCATCTGTGAAAATTCATCTGATGTTTTAAAATCCTGCGGATATCCTCTCCGGACATCCATTTTGAGATACCAACTTAAAGCAGGCCATTGATCTGAAAAAATGACTTGTTCTTTATATTGGGGATCATAGGTTTTCATCATTTTTGCTCCTTCTTCCAAAAATCCATAAACCTTGTAAGGAACTTTGTCTTCATAGGGCTGCAGGGCAGAAGCAAATAGAGTTACGGCTAAAATTAATATAAGAGCCCCAGATATAATTTTTTTATGGTTTAATTTATTAGTTAATCTCGCTATAAGATTACCTGTATTGGAAAGTCCCAGAACCATGAAATAAACCACAGCTGGAATCATGGTGATGAAATATCTATCCACCTTTATGGATAAAAAGCTGTGAGAAATAAGATAGGTCAAAAACCATATTAAAATAACTAAATCAATCCTAAAGACCCTTTTGATTTCCAGTCCCTTAATGATTTCAATTTTTCGCAAGGCGAAATAGGTAATTAAAATAGTGGAAAACATTAGAAGTTCACTTATTAAGTATGAATTACCGCCTAAGCTGATAATAAATAAAATAATCAATATTTCAACTAAAAAAACCATTATGGGTAGAATATATCTATTATTGAGCCATGAATCTAATTTTTTATTAATATTCCTCGCAGAGCTAGTATTCTTTTTGGTAGCACGATCCAGGCAATTATTCTTTAAAAAAGCCCATAATTTATTTAAAATTCCGGAAACATAGGAAATAAGGCCCAATCCTGTTAAAAACAAAAATAAATAAGAAATAGGGTTAACTTGGCCGGTATTAGGTGTCATCATTGATCCAAAATCAAGTCTAGAATCATTTAAGGGATAACTGGAAATATAGTTAGGAATATTTTTTAAATAATAAGCCTTATCTGGCATTAATCCCGGATCTCTGGTAGAAGCATGGTTTTCAACACTAACCCCGAATTGGTCCAAGAAGGGGAAGGGGTTTCCTAAATTAGCATAAAAAAATCCAACAAATGGAAGGAAAATTAAAATTCCCAGAACGATACTAATAGCTATTTTTTTTATTTCACTTTTAGTAAATCCTTTATCAAAATAATGGGTTATAAATAAAAATAAAAGAGGTAAAATAAGTAAGCCCGAAGTATATCGAGTAAGGAAAGCTAGAGCTGCTGCTGGAAATATGAAGTAAATGGATTTATTATTTTTTTCAAGACCATAAACTGCTAAAAATATAGTCCAGATTGAAAAACAAACTGCCGGAACATCCAATGCTCCAGATACGGCCCACGGCAGTACAACTGAACAGGAGGTAAATATAATGGCCCCAGCAAAGCTTTTTAGATGGGTGAATCGAAGATTTAGGAGCAAATACATCCCATAAATACCCAGAATAAATATTAAACCGGTCACTAAGTAAAGAGAGGACTGGAATACCAAGCCAGCACGATACAGTAGGGATGTTAAAAAGGGGATTAAAGGAGATAAGTAAATTTTATAGCCCTCACCTAGTCCGGCAAACATAAGGGCATTGTTTAAATAAAGATATACATCCCAGTAAATTACTCCAATTCTAATCTGCACTTCAAGTAAGTAAATTGTAAAAATAATTGCAAAAGCTATTAATATGATGGAATACACCCATAAAGGCCTTTTTTCCATCTTATTGTAAATTTTACGAAATGAAATCATGATATCACTGACATAATGGGTTATTTGATATAGGTTATTATTTGAGGTAAAATATTAGAGTTAGATTATTTGAGACATTATTATTTGAGGTAAAATATTAGTGGATTATTAGGGATATTATTATTTGAAGTAGATTATTTTAGATTAACTTAAACCGAATTATTATAGAATTTCTTTTCACCTATTATGGTTAAAGGTCAATATACTTGATTAATGAAATAGATTAGAATTCTTATAATTTTAATTAGTTATTATGTTTTATAAATTAGTTTGAGTATTAATAATTGATAAAATCTGATTTTTATTATTAATATTTTAATTTAATTAGTTATCCTCATTTACCATATTCTAAGAAGTATAACAACCATTATAATAACGCAGAACATTATTTAAATGTATTCCATTAACTTAAACTTTTAGGATTATTTCAACGATTATAAATCCAAATGGATAGACTATTGTGAACATTTTGTAATTAATTGTGATTTAGATGAATTAGGAATATTAAACCCCTTAAAATGAATCTATATCAAATTAAAATTACTTAGTAGATTAATAATCTATATTAATCATTAAATGGCCTTATTATTCTTCACGAGTAGAACTAAGTTATTAAATAAGTTACCATAGTACTCATAATAAATAAAATGGTCTTAAATGATGGGTTTATTCTTAAAAAAAGCTCTTTCAAAAACTTTTCAGTTAAAATAAGCTCCCAACAAGTCATTTCCACCATAATTAAATATAAAACCTTTTAATAGAGTCCCTTTTAATTTAAAAGGCCCATATAATGTCTTTTTTTCAATTTTAAATCAAAATATTTATATAGTAATTTGAAGTCCATATGTTTTATCATCGGGTCTTTTATCAAATTTTAACTGTTAACAATATTAATCAGTAAAATATGACCATATTAGGCCTAGTTGATATGGAGGCGGTAATAATTTCGCGAAACTTACAAATAGTTTTTTTATTAACGATTTGCTTAGCATTTCTAAACTCCAATGTTATATACGCAGAAACACTAGTAAACGGAACATCAGTAAATGACACTGATATAAACAGTTCTACACCATTAAAAACTTTTGATTCGAATAACACAAACAATCAAACCAGTGACAGCAATAGCAGTAACAATATTTCAACCAGTACTAATTCTAGTACTCCCCAGACCAGTACCAGCAGTGCATCAGCCAGTGACAACAGTAACTCAGCTCACGGTTCTATGTGGGTTAAAGCCAGCGACATGGGAAAAATAAACTTTACCCAAATTAAAGAAGGTGGAATTGAGGACATATTCTTAGAACAGGCGGCTTTAAATGATGCCAAATATAAGACCAACCTCACCGCATTTTTAAGTAAAGCTAAAAATTCCAGTATTCGAGTAAGTGCCTGGGTAATCTGTTTAAAATACAACGAAACTTTCATAGATCCCACCGGTAAGTACAACTACCAGGTTACTACATCCAGCCAAGTAGCTGTGAAAACACCCTACAAATACTACTACAAGACCAAAGTGAAAGTGGCCTATCAAAAATCAGTGAAACAGTACTACAAAAGTTACTACAAGTACAAAGGTAAACTGAAGTACAAATTAAAGTACAAATGGGTAAAAAAGACCTATTACAAGTACGTTTACCAGACCAAGTACACCATAAAGTACAAAACCACTTATCAAACCAAGTACACCACGACTACCAATACCGGGTACAATACTACCTATGCCAACAGTTACATCAACAACTTAACTGCGCGAATTGTCAACTACACCAAAATCGATGGAATCAATGGAATACACCTGGATTACATTAGATACTCTGGAAAAGCATATAACAGTACCAATGGAACGCAAGCCATTACAAATATTGTGGCCAAGATCTCTGCAGCAGTAAAAGCCATTAATCCTTCTGCTCTTCTCTCTGCAGCACTCATGCCTGAGACCGGAAGCAACGCCTATTACTATGGACAGGATTACCCTGCTCTGGGAAAGTATCTCGATGTTCTGGTCCCTATGATTTACAAGGGAAATTACAAGGAAGATGCTTCTTGGATTGCATCGGTAACCAAGTACATATCCACCCATTCTAATGGTAAGCCTGTTTGGGCCGGTATAATGACCTATGAATCTGATTCTAACCCCACACCTTTAGGATCGGCTGAGTTACTTAATGATACTCAAACTGCTTTAAATAATGGTGCCACAGGATATACGCTCTTTAGATACGGTAATGTTTTGAACAGCGATTTCTTTAACTATTCAGGGAATTTAGCTATAAATTCAACGGCACATACCAACACCTCTTCGGAATCTGCCGGAAATACTACTTCCAGTATTATCTCCCTGGCAGCTATTGAAAGTGCGGCCAGTTCCCTCAAATCATTCATAGAAACCAATAACAGACTTCCTAATTACGTAACCGTGAATTCCCAGCAGTTAAAAGTTAGTGAATTCCTATGCCTCATGGCTAATGGAATTTTAAACTTAAATAGCGGGAAAAACAGCGGTGTAGGGCAAAAAACATTATCCAGTGATCCAACATCCAGTGGAAGTACCTTAAGTGGTAATTTGTATCTAAGTGACTATGTGAGTCTAGCTCAAAGTATAGTGAACTACATCAATACTAACCATGCAGCTCCAGGTTCTATGAGCACTTCTCTAGGAAATATGCAATTTAAAACCATGGTTTATTCCCTGGCCAAGATTCTGAATTTCCAGAGTTTGAATGATCGTTTACCTAGCTATGTAACCATTGACGACACCGTATATCAGAACAGTACCATTCAGTACTTGCAACCAACTAAAAACTGTCAATCCACAGACTCTAATATTACGGCCCTGGCATCTTCTCTAACCAGCGGGCTAACCAGTACCCTGGCCAAAGCTACAGCCATATTTAACTGGGTTCGAAACAACACCAGTTACAGTTTCTACTACAATACCAAGTACGGAGCAGTGAATACCTTGAAAAACAAGGTTGGAAACTGTGTGGACCTTTCCCATCTTTTAGTGGCCCTTTCCCGGGCCGCAGGAATTGCAGCCAAATATGTGCATGCCGACGCCACTTTTACCAGTGGTAATGTCTATGGACACGTTTGGGCGGAGTTTCTCATAGATGGGGCCTGGGTTAAAGCTGATGCAACCAGTAATAGTAATTCTCTGGGTAACATAACCAATTGGAATACGGCAACTGCTAAGATGAAAGGAACATACGCAGAACTGCCATTTTAGAAAGACCATTGGTCTTTCTTTTTTCATTTTTTTTATAATTTCTTGCTTTTACTTAAAAGAAAAATCAGTTTAATCTGGACGAGTAATGAACTTTCCTAAATTTAATAGCATTTAAAAGATAGGAAGAAATTCCTAAAATTAGGAAAATAATGGCCGTATTAAATCTAGTAGTTACCTAGCCCATTAATAGGCCCTTTAAAAAGGATATGTCCAGAATCCAGCCCAACAAAATAATTATAGACCGTAATGTTAATGCTGATGAAAGAATTTTAGATATTTTAAATGTTTTTTCAATCCAGGGCGAATAAAAGTTACTCTCATAATCTTCTTCATCCGTGATTAATGGAGTTTTATCCCTTTGATAATTTTTCATTCACTCCCCCCAAAAAAATGGAAGTTAATAATTAATTAGTTCTGGTTAAATTAGTTCTGGTGTATAATAAATTTTGTTAAAATAAACTATTTTCTCCCTTACCAAGTACAACCACACCTTAAATTCACTAGTAGTAAAAATACCAAAAAACACGGCATACTAAGTCAAAAGAAAGCAATCAAGATCACAGAGACTTGACCATGAATAGAAGTTAGTTCTTATTTTAATTTAACAGATAATCAAACAAGTATTCCACAGTTATCAATTGACACCATATTAAAGACTTAAAATCATCACCGAAAAAAAGAAATAGTAATATGATAATATATCTTCATACTTACTATTTATTACCTGTCAGGGGTCTAAGAAGGTGGAAATTTGAAAATAAAAGCTAATATGGGATCTTTTAAGGCTTTATTACTTATTGGAATTTTATTTTTTGGTTTTAGTGGTGTATCTGCAGCTCAATGGGAAGTGGGGAGTGGAAAGACTTACACTACAATTCAGTCAGCAATAGATAATGCAAACACTCTGGATGATGATGTTATCAATGTGCACAGTGGAAGATACACTGAAGATGTTATAGTAAATAAAAAATTAACCCTACAGGCCAATAAGGGGGATTATGTAGAAATACAAGCCACAAATACAGGATTTACTGTAGTAAATGATAGCACTGGTGATGGAAGTGGAAGCACCATAGATGGATTCAAAATAAATAGTTCAACTACTGGTACCGGTGTTAATGTCAGTGCAGACAACTGTAATGTTAAAAATAATGAAATAATTGGAGGTAAAACCGGAATTACAGTTTCAGGAAGTAACACTACAATTATAGGTAATGTTATTTCTGGCCAATCAGAAACTGGTATTCTAGGAAACCTTTCCCAGGGTTTCTTCACTGTTTCTGGAAACCACATATCTAATATAATTGGTCAAGGATCCGTAAATGGAATTACAGTATCTATTAACGGGAGTTTAACTGATTTTAATGCCATGGGAAATACTATTACCAACATCAACGCGTTTGGTGTTGGTGGTAGTGTATTTGGAATTCAAGTGGGAAAGAGTAAAGGTGCAGATGGAAATCCAGAAGTGGGCAATGTCACCAATTTAATGGTCACTAAAAATATAATTACTGGTATCAATGCCACTAGCGCTATTATGGGAATGGAATTAATAACCAGTAGCATTAATGCTGTGATTTCTGGCAATGAATTATCCAAATTAACAGGATCTACTGGTAGCTCCGTATACGCTCTTGAAGCCGCTATTATAGGGAATGGCACTGTTTTGGTCTCTAAAAATAAAATATCACAAATAAGTGCATATGAACAGGCTGTGGGAATAGTAATTATAGCTTTAGGTGATTTAAAATTACAAGACAACATAGTTGTAAATATTAATAATGCTAAGGCAGCAGTGGGGATGTTGGGTCTTGGATTATTTAATAATGCAACTTTAGAAAATAATAGTGTTTATAATATTAACTCCCCTAACATAGCCGCAGGAATTGTAGGCACAGCTCTAGCAAATCTTAACATGTTGCATAATACAGTAATCGGAGTTAATGGAGCTAATGATGTGGGCATGGTAGCTGCTGGTTTTAACACCACAATAATTACAGGAAACAACCTGGAAGGAGATGGTTCAGGTAATGGTATTGTAATATGTTCGCCTAATGGAACAATTAACTACAATCGGATTGCAAACTTTGAATATTACATTCAGAACTTTAAATTTTCATCATTTGGGCCCAGTATCGATGAAATGCTTAAACCCATTGA
Proteins encoded:
- a CDS encoding cell surface protein is translated as MKIKANMGSFKALLLIGILFFGFSGVSAAQWEVGSGKTYTTIQSAIDNANTLDDDVINVHSGRYTEDVIVNKKLTLQANKGDYVEIQATNTGFTVVNDSTGDGSGSTIDGFKINSSTTGTGVNVSADNCNVKNNEIIGGKTGITVSGSNTTIIGNVISGQSETGILGNLSQGFFTVSGNHISNIIGQGSVNGITVSINGSLTDFNAMGNTITNINAFGVGGSVFGIQVGKSKGADGNPEVGNVTNLMVTKNIITGINATSAIMGMELITSSINAVISGNELSKLTGSTGSSVYALEAAIIGNGTVLVSKNKISQISAYEQAVGIVIIALGDLKLQDNIVVNINNAKAAVGMLGLGLFNNATLENNSVYNINSPNIAAGIVGTALANLNMLHNTVIGVNGANDVGMVAAGFNTTIITGNNLEGDGSGNGIVICSPNGTINYNRIANFEYYIQNFKFSSFGPSIDEMLKPIDDAIKNHPELEPILKPIRDDLDKMFHELEKSKTKATYNWYGTNSPHANKFFVGTGTLNYYPWLVLNINAYPSTIKAGETSIITADVYTDSTGGDHSSNAAMFFSGPQVTFTTNLGNVGSKSVTAPWINGLATAILRADEGSGIATVTANDHQGVQTLVTILGASETSTSKVNSQTIGMQNTGIPIAGIVLAILMVLGGFINTRKKK
- a CDS encoding transglutaminase domain-containing protein, which codes for MTILGLVDMEAVIISRNLQIVFLLTICLAFLNSNVIYAETLVNGTSVNDTDINSSTPLKTFDSNNTNNQTSDSNSSNNISTSTNSSTPQTSTSSASASDNSNSAHGSMWVKASDMGKINFTQIKEGGIEDIFLEQAALNDAKYKTNLTAFLSKAKNSSIRVSAWVICLKYNETFIDPTGKYNYQVTTSSQVAVKTPYKYYYKTKVKVAYQKSVKQYYKSYYKYKGKLKYKLKYKWVKKTYYKYVYQTKYTIKYKTTYQTKYTTTTNTGYNTTYANSYINNLTARIVNYTKIDGINGIHLDYIRYSGKAYNSTNGTQAITNIVAKISAAVKAINPSALLSAALMPETGSNAYYYGQDYPALGKYLDVLVPMIYKGNYKEDASWIASVTKYISTHSNGKPVWAGIMTYESDSNPTPLGSAELLNDTQTALNNGATGYTLFRYGNVLNSDFFNYSGNLAINSTAHTNTSSESAGNTTSSIISLAAIESAASSLKSFIETNNRLPNYVTVNSQQLKVSEFLCLMANGILNLNSGKNSGVGQKTLSSDPTSSGSTLSGNLYLSDYVSLAQSIVNYINTNHAAPGSMSTSLGNMQFKTMVYSLAKILNFQSLNDRLPSYVTIDDTVYQNSTIQYLQPTKNCQSTDSNITALASSLTSGLTSTLAKATAIFNWVRNNTSYSFYYNTKYGAVNTLKNKVGNCVDLSHLLVALSRAAGIAAKYVHADATFTSGNVYGHVWAEFLIDGAWVKADATSNSNSLGNITNWNTATAKMKGTYAELPF